From Zea mays cultivar B73 chromosome 3, Zm-B73-REFERENCE-NAM-5.0, whole genome shotgun sequence:
ACTTCTTAGTAATTTGGGACCTAGTGCAAGGTTTTCAGTTACATCCGGGGATTCCTGATGTGCATAGATGGTCCCCGTCTGCATCTGGAGATTATTCCACTAAATCGGCATATGACCTTTTTTTGGCTGGTTCAGTCTCTTTTGAGCCGGCTACTAGAATTTGGAAAAGTTGGGCCCCCCCAAGGTGTAAATTCTTCATTTGGTTGGCTTCTCTAAATCGTTGCTGGACAGCGGATAGATTAAGCAGACGTGGTCTTGCGCATCCTGTAAGGTGCCCCCTttgtgaccagcaggaggaaacaGTTCAGCATATTTTAGTGGCTTGTGTGTTTGCCAGAGACACTTGGTGGCAGACTTTGCATAAGGTAGGGCTGCATCGCCTGACTCCAGGATTGGCAACAACGACCTTCCAAGACTGGTGGAGAGAAGCTGAGTGCCAGGTGCCAAAAAACCAGAAAAGAGGATTTAATTCCTTAGTGATTCTGGTGGCTTGGTGGCTTTGGAAGCATAGAAATGAATGTGTGtttgatggtgcatcccccaacatcAGCATCATCATGCAGCATATTCATGAGGATGCTGTTCGGTGGGGCTTGGCAGGGGCAAGAGATCTTAGGAGATTATGGCCTTAGGTGCTGGTGTGGCTGGGGGTTTTttatttcttcttttttttctgtCTTGATCTATTTTTTTGGCAGTTTGTACTGGGTCTATTTTAGACCTCTATCTCCTTTTTCTTAATATATaagatgcgcagttctcctgcgcgttcgatAAAAAAAAATATTGTCCTGGGCTCCTGGCGACTAGGACACTAGGTGGATGACTAGGGTCGATCAGGGCGACTAATCGCCCTGATCGTCGCCCTAAAAATCACCCAGGCCAAACGATCAGCCGATCTGAAATCACGCTGTTTGAAGTGTTTGAGATATTTGAGCGCGTTTCTGAGCTGCAACACCGTCGTTCTTGTTCTTGCACTCTCTTTGGCTTGTGTGCATGTTGTTGCTGCGGTTGTGCTCTTGAATGTGTACTctactccctcccttactccgttttTGATTGAGATCACTTGttaaaggcgtgagagactccaacgtgtagagattcctcacaaacgggattgagtTATAAGGAAGACAtatgtggcactcaagtttgatctttggatcacttgagaggggttgagtgcaacccttgaccaaaggaggtcaccacaacgtggagtaggccatCGCCGAACCATGGCAAAAATCATTGTGTCTCTTGTCTCTTTACTTTATTGCGATTATTGTCTTCTTGAGTACTCATATTCACTTAAATATTGCTCCTAGTTTAATACCCATCTTAAAGTGAGCAATCAAGTGAGGAGTTCTCATCTCTCTTCTTCCTACTCCCAAACTTGGCTTTTATTTCCTCTaacccaagtttgtgttgttttgaGCAAaaattacaggatcacctattcaccccaccctcctctaggtgctctcaatggagTCATCAGGTGCAATAGCTCTGGGCCCCTTTACCCGTTGCGCCTTCCTGCTGCTGGTGCTCTTCGTGCCTCTGTGACCACGTCCCTATGGCACCACCATCTCGGACATCCTAGCCCTAAAACCCTCTCCAATCTTATGCATGCTTCCTTAATTCCGCATTGTAATGAGAACACCAATTCAGCCTTGTGTTTCAACTTGGCCGCCATACTCTTCTTCCTATTCACGTATCTTTGTAATGGGCAACACAGAATTTTGATCTAGTTCATTGTGAGTTGTGGACCTCCCCTATTGCTAGCGTTTCTGAATACAAATATTACTTGGTCATTCTTGATGGCTGCTCACATTATGTTTGTATGTTTCCACAACTCAAGGCTGACACCTTTACTTAACTTTTTTGCTTATGTCTCCACCCATTTTGGCGCCACCATTAAGGCAGTTAAGTGCGACAATGGTCACAAGTTCGACAACTCCAGCGCCCGTGTGTTCTTCCTTAGCCATGGTGTCCACCTCCAGATGTCATGTCCCTACACCTCCGCTCAAAACAAGGTTGAACGCATGATTCACTCTATGAATGATGTCTCTTTGCTCTTTTAGGCTTCCGTTCCACTTTCCTACTGGGTCCAGGCCTTGCACCACGCTATCTGCCTCCGCAACATCCTACCCGCTAAGAGACTTGACGATTCCATGCCGCACCAAGCCTCTTTGGATCCATGCCTGTGTTCAATCATCTTCATGTCTTTGGTTGTGCCTGCTATCTTAACCTCTTTGCCATTGCTGCTCACAAGTTAGCTCATGTTCCACGTTGTGCAACTTCCTTGGCTATTCTAACAATCACAGAGTACTGATGTCTTGATCCCACTTCTAACAGGGTCATCATCTCTCGATATGACATCGTTGACGAACATTGCTTTCCCTTTGCAACTCAGTCTGCCTCTCAGGCTCTGGCGGGTCTCTCCTTTCTGGATGATTTTGCTAATGTTGTGTTGTTGCCCATAGGCCCGGCTCACTCTTTGCTCCCTACAGGCTCGACGCCATCTGCAACGCCTTCGATGGAAGGGTACTTGTGTCTTTGATCCCACTTCCAACAAGGGCATCATCTCTCAATATGTCATCTTTGATTAACATTACTCTCGTTTTGCGACTCAGTGTACCTCTCAGGTTCTGATGGATCTCTCCTCTCTAGATGATTTTGCTAAATATCGTGCAACTGCGCATAGGCCCATCTCGTTCTTTGCTCCCTACAGGTTCAGTATCATTTGTAGCGCCTTCGACAAAGGTGACGTGGGACCCCGCCCCACATCCCACACAAACATGTGTGGCCCCAGCAACCCTGCAGTCCGCACAACCACATGTGGCCACGACTTCGTCTGCTGACTAGCTCTTACAACCACATGCGGCTCAGGCCTAGGCGCCTCCAGTCCAGTGCGACCAGATGGAGCTAACACACCAAAGCGGACACATCTCCCACCACCAACAGTGTTTGTGTCCTTACCAGCAACACCAAGAGCATGGTTCCAAACATTCCACCAAATTCTTCCTCAGCTGATGGAAGAAAGGTGCAGGGAACTGCTCACAAGAATGCATAACCAGGATGGAAAAGTGAGCATTAGCATCAATGTCGAGAGAAAGCACCAAATCACTTGCCCACTAAAGGAGGGTTGTTGCCATGTCTTTGCTGCATCAATAACTTCATGCTAACAGATACAGTTGGACAACTTACAAAAGATTGGGGACCTAAATATATGGTTTTTAAGTTCAAAGGCCTACTTTAATCGTTCATGCAAACTTAGAACCTGCAGCGCAATTTACTTTTATGTTTTTTGTGACTAATGGAGTGTGTAGAAAAGGCTATCCTGTAATCAGAATTAACCATTTCCTACTTGCAATGCGGTACAGAAGGAATATCTAATGCCAGAAGCACTGCTTTGCAGTCATGCGAAGGACTGAGATATTTTGCATTACCCATGTCCTACAGTGCCAAAAATGGTCCATTTCCAATGTGTCTTGTAAGATATAGATTTTCAATAACCATGTTGCTTCCATGGCTGTAATTCACCCAAAAAAGGATCTGAAAATCAAGGTCCGCTATTGGAAACATACCAGCTCAGTCAAAAAGGACTGTTTGTTGAGGCCTTCAAGGGCACTGAATGCAACCTCAAGAACACGAGAGAGATAGGCTACAATTCTGAACAACCGAGAAACAGAAGTTAGTTATATTGGGACATGGCAAATTTTAAAGATAGAAAGAAAACTACCTTATACAAGCATTAGTTGGCCGATGATCTGGTGCAGCTCCATCATCTGGTGTTCGATAATCTGTAGCCTTCTGTTCCGAAGACAACAATCTTTCAACCTACAAGTATCATTTATGCATCACCATCAGAATGGCTAATGACATGAAAAATGACTTGTGTGGTTTAACAAATtgagtaaacaaggcataaacagCTAATATGGAGTCAGACAATATAAGGAAATGAAAGAAGAAAAGAGGTACACACCTCAGACATAACAGTATCAATACATTGTAGCAGTCCTTTGTGAGCAGCAGCCTCAACTACTGATACTGCTGACCCCATATCTTCACAAGCAGACGGATGAGCACCATCAACAGGTAGCAAGAGCCGAGATATGGTATTTGAGAAGTACTACAGAGGAAACAGAGAAATTCAAGCATGCTTTATTGACTTCATATGCAAGCCAAGGTTGCAACTTGATGGATCAGCGAAGATTACCTGCTGAAGAATAGCTACGCTACTGGTACAACGCTGCACAGCAATCATAAAGGATCTAAAGCTGCTCTCACCAGCTGAAGCTGCCACCTCTTGCTGCAAATatttgaaattcaaataaatttcaCATAAAATGATAACTCCTTATATAGATGTACTCCTTCCATCTAAATTGTAAGTCGTTCTTGCTTTTCTAGGTATATAGCTTCTGTTATGCACCTAGATATACTTTATGTCTAGATACATAGACAAAACTATGTATCTAGAAATGTCAAACGACTTACAGTTCGGAATGGAGTACCTGGCTGCCAAATATGAACAGAAAGGACAGAAAACTTACTGCagaagcagcagcagctgccactcTCCTACTAACACTTGTCCCGATGACATATCTATCCCGCAAAGCTGCGGCCTCATTTAAACTCTCTCTAGCACGGTCAAGCCCTTCAGTTAAGTATTGGCTCACCTACAACAAAACTTCGTCATCTGCAAGGCATTAATTTCTATATTATCCATCATGTGGTTCCTTACTTACTTGATCAAGCAAGCATGCAAATATGGATCTCACGTTAGCTGCAACAGTAGTAGGCTGCAAAGATTTTACATCCATTTAGTAAGTCAGAAAAGCAGTGGACAAGATACAAGGACTCATTTACAATTTTATGCATAAAAAGTTATGCTGTTGTTTTCTTCTTGAACCAGCAGAGAGATGCCCATCATTGTGTTAAGGAAAGATAAAGAAGCAAGTACAGAAACCAAATGGGGAAAACAGTATAGTGGCTTGAGAAAAAATAGTAGTAAAGGACCTTCTGAACTTTAAATGACAGGTTTATTTATGCTGCCAGCATCTATTCACCATCCAATCCAAGATATTCAAGGTCAGTAGGTCACAACCTTTATGCTAGGTAATAGAGTCAAAATCAGCATAGAAACTCTAAATGGAATCATTAAGAATAAGAACTCACTACACATGAGCAAAAGTAATGAATCAGGAGAGACAGTGATTCAGTTCAACCTGAGAAAACAGTAGTGTGCATCTGGTTATGGCTTCCTCATTCCAGCGAACAAATTCCGTTACTACAGTAACAGATATCTGTTGCTGTGGTGATGTGGTCAAAGATGCTCCTTTTGCACGTCCGATTGAGCCAGTAGACTCAGATTGTTGCTTAGCCTCAGCTCTCAGTTCAGCCATCTGCACAGCAGCTCAATCGTAAGGAAATGATTTTTACAGAAACAGTACTCGAAATGATTGCTTTCTACAATAAGTAAGTTTATAACCTTTGACTGAAATAGCTGCCTGAGTGATGCCTGCTCAAATTCTGTGTACTCATCTTTGTGGGCAACATATATGGATTCAGTAAGACCTAAAAGAAAAAAAGG
This genomic window contains:
- the LOC103650348 gene encoding exocyst complex component 5 — its product is MDVKSLQPTTVAANVRSIFACLLDQVSQYLTEGLDRARESLNEAAALRDRYVIGTSVSRRVAAAAASAQEVAASAGESSFRSFMIAVQRCTSSVAILQQYFSNTISRLLLPVDGAHPSACEDMGSAVSVVEAAAHKGLLQCIDTVMSEVERLLSSEQKATDYRTPDDGAAPDHRPTNACIRIVAYLSRVLEVAFSALEGLNKQSFLTELGNRLHKGLLNHWQKFTFSPSGGLRLKRDITEYGDFVRSFNAPSIDEKFELLGIVANVFIVAPESLASLFEGTPSIRKDALRFIQLRDDYKTAKIASMLNYIMSE